In one window of Opitutus sp. GAS368 DNA:
- a CDS encoding ThiF family adenylyltransferase: MFELTAVSLDPAALLARLGRPDAGANVVFEGRVRNHHRGRPVTHLEYEAFDDLALAEGAAVVAEAEQLHPGAHVLCVHRTGSLAVGELAVWIGVAAAHRQTAFAACRHVIEELKRRLPVWKKEHHPDGAAEWVNCTAEAAARPAAGDYHARQAALPEVGAEGQAKLAAARVLVVGLGGLGCPAALYLAGAGVGRLTLVDGGTVELSNLHRQILFTAAELGAPKALAAAVRLRLHNPAIEVTAHGAEFTARNARALVAGHDVVLDATDNFATRFLVHDACHALGVPLVSAAVHRFEGTLDVFRRGDGGCLHCQWPDRGAADLDTAGNCAGGPVFAPAVGVLGVMQAAEALKLLLGHEGEAPHQTRLVNLLDGSLLAIGRAARPGCPVCGRLEQLRADAAPADAPDSPVFIDADGLARLGARAQSVYLLEPGEPGPTDGTALAVPANDLARLRELAAGGQPVVLACRHGLRSAALARLLRAEGLPAVYARTGAGTPAPARST, translated from the coding sequence ATGTTTGAACTGACCGCCGTCTCGCTCGACCCCGCCGCGCTGCTGGCCCGGCTCGGCCGGCCTGACGCCGGCGCGAACGTGGTCTTCGAAGGCCGCGTGCGCAACCACCACCGCGGCCGGCCCGTGACGCACCTCGAATACGAGGCTTTCGACGACCTCGCGCTGGCCGAGGGCGCGGCTGTCGTGGCCGAGGCCGAGCAGCTCCACCCCGGCGCGCACGTGCTCTGCGTGCACCGCACCGGCTCGCTGGCCGTCGGCGAGCTGGCCGTGTGGATCGGCGTGGCGGCGGCGCACCGGCAGACCGCCTTTGCAGCGTGCCGGCACGTCATCGAGGAACTCAAACGCCGGCTGCCCGTGTGGAAGAAGGAGCATCATCCCGACGGCGCCGCCGAGTGGGTGAACTGCACGGCCGAGGCCGCCGCGCGGCCGGCAGCCGGTGACTACCATGCACGCCAGGCGGCGCTGCCCGAGGTCGGGGCGGAGGGCCAGGCGAAGCTGGCCGCCGCACGCGTGCTCGTGGTCGGCCTCGGCGGGCTCGGCTGCCCCGCGGCGCTCTACCTCGCCGGCGCCGGCGTCGGCCGGCTCACGCTCGTGGACGGAGGCACGGTCGAGCTTTCCAACCTGCACCGACAGATCCTATTCACCGCCGCCGAGCTCGGCGCCCCCAAGGCGCTGGCCGCCGCGGTCCGCCTGCGACTGCACAACCCGGCCATCGAGGTGACGGCGCACGGCGCCGAGTTCACGGCGCGCAACGCCCGCGCGCTCGTCGCCGGGCACGACGTGGTGCTCGATGCCACGGACAATTTCGCCACGCGTTTCCTGGTGCACGACGCCTGTCACGCGCTGGGCGTGCCGCTGGTGTCGGCCGCGGTGCACCGTTTCGAGGGGACGCTCGACGTCTTCCGCCGCGGCGACGGCGGCTGTCTCCATTGCCAGTGGCCCGACCGCGGCGCGGCAGACCTGGACACCGCGGGTAATTGCGCGGGCGGCCCGGTCTTCGCTCCCGCCGTGGGCGTGCTCGGGGTGATGCAGGCCGCCGAGGCGCTGAAGCTCCTGCTCGGTCACGAGGGCGAGGCGCCGCACCAGACCCGGCTCGTCAACCTGCTCGACGGCTCGCTGCTCGCCATTGGGCGCGCGGCGCGGCCCGGCTGTCCCGTCTGCGGCCGGCTCGAGCAGCTGCGCGCCGACGCGGCGCCCGCGGACGCGCCCGATTCACCCGTGTTCATCGACGCCGACGGGCTGGCCAGACTCGGGGCCCGGGCGCAGTCCGTTTATCTCCTCGAGCCGGGCGAACCCGGGCCCACGGACGGGACGGCGCTCGCGGTGCCGGCCAACGATCTCGCCCGATTGCGCGAACTGGCCGCCGGCGGTCAGCCGGTGGTGCTAGCCTGCCGGCACGGATTGCGCAGCGCGGCGCTCGCCCGGCTGCTGCGCGCCGAGGGCCTGCCCGCGGTTTATGCGCGAACCGGCGCCGGCACGCCGGCGCCCGCCCGCTCGACCTGA
- a CDS encoding MoaD/ThiS family protein: MNAPRRLQLQFFAVLREQAGCSRLALDTAARTPAELYRELQASRGLSLPAELVRVAVNARYAAMDTPLQAGDHVVFIPPVAGG, from the coding sequence ATGAACGCGCCGCGCCGCCTGCAGCTCCAGTTTTTCGCGGTTCTGCGCGAGCAGGCCGGCTGTTCCCGGCTGGCGCTCGACACGGCCGCGCGCACGCCCGCCGAGCTTTACCGCGAACTGCAGGCCAGCCGCGGGCTCAGCCTGCCGGCGGAGCTGGTGCGCGTCGCGGTCAACGCCCGCTATGCCGCGATGGACACGCCGCTGCAGGCGGGCGACCACGTGGTCTTCATCCCGCCCGTGGCCGGAGGCTGA
- the moaA gene encoding GTP 3',8-cyclase MoaA, producing MPFDRYNRNIDYLRISLTDACNLRCVYCMPEQMTFRPRDELLSDGELRRLIGLFGAVGFRKIRFTGGEPTLRSSLVDLVRHATQTPGIEAVGLTTNGVLLDKLAAPLREAGLRSVNISLDTLDPEKFRRITRWGKLDAVLAGLDAAAQAGLRVKLNAVVSRGTNDREDVVALARYTLDQPWQVRFIEQMPFGNNAEFQKRSMVDEAELRDVLTAAYGPLELVNNGRLDGEARLYRIAGAPGCLGFISPVTKPFCADCNRLRLTADGVLRLCLLRDNEVDLRPLLRGGAGDDEITVAIRQAVFEKPWGHGLEQHLIPATRGMSEIGG from the coding sequence ATGCCGTTCGACCGCTACAACCGCAACATCGACTACCTCCGCATCTCGCTCACGGATGCGTGCAATCTCCGGTGCGTCTACTGCATGCCCGAGCAGATGACGTTCCGACCCCGCGACGAGCTGCTCTCGGACGGCGAGCTGCGCCGGCTCATCGGCCTCTTCGGCGCGGTCGGCTTCCGCAAGATCCGCTTCACGGGTGGCGAGCCCACGCTGCGCTCGTCACTGGTCGACCTCGTCCGCCACGCCACGCAGACGCCGGGCATCGAGGCCGTCGGCCTGACCACCAACGGCGTGTTGCTGGACAAGCTGGCCGCGCCGCTGCGCGAGGCCGGCCTGCGCTCCGTCAACATCTCCCTCGACACGCTCGACCCGGAGAAATTCCGCCGTATCACGCGCTGGGGCAAACTCGACGCCGTCCTCGCCGGGCTTGACGCCGCGGCGCAGGCCGGCCTGCGCGTTAAACTCAACGCCGTCGTTTCGCGCGGCACCAACGATCGTGAGGACGTCGTCGCCCTCGCCCGCTACACGCTGGATCAGCCGTGGCAGGTGCGCTTCATCGAGCAGATGCCGTTCGGCAACAACGCCGAGTTCCAGAAACGCAGCATGGTCGACGAGGCCGAGCTGCGCGATGTGCTCACCGCCGCCTACGGCCCGCTCGAGCTGGTGAACAACGGCCGGCTCGACGGCGAGGCGCGGCTCTACCGCATCGCCGGCGCCCCCGGCTGCCTCGGCTTCATCAGCCCGGTCACGAAGCCGTTCTGCGCCGATTGCAACCGCCTCCGGCTCACGGCCGACGGGGTGCTGCGGCTCTGCCTGCTGCGCGACAACGAGGTCGACCTCCGCCCGCTGCTGCGGGGCGGCGCGGGCGACGACGAGATCACCGTCGCCATCCGCCAGGCGGTGTTCGAGAAACCGTGGGGCCACGGGCTCGAGCAACACCTCATCCCCGCCACGCGCGGCATGTCCGAAATCGGCGGCTGA
- a CDS encoding putative sulfate/molybdate transporter — translation MSLNLQFNRRELAGAFGDIGTSLPIIVAMLLASNLNGAGVLVAFGLAQIATGLLYGLPMPVQPLKAMAVVVIAGQAPGGLLQLAGLMIGVLMLGLSASGALDWLNRVIPLCVVRGVQAGLGLSLARTATGLVAREGGAWGWIAAIAALVVLGLMRKHPRLPGALLVVGATLVWAAVYRVDWGAVGSGLGVVVPRPAPWPWDRWAAALTLLVLPQLPLSLSNSLFATQQTVRDLFPGRAFTLRTIGLTYAGLNLLAPWLGGIPVCHGCGGLAGYYALGARTGGAVVIYGALWVVTGLFASGAFVTLAHAFPPAILGAVLLFEAAVLVLLLRDQRTAPAGLALAAVVALLCCFAPQGYLTGLVVGVAGYYALRAAGVRFPVVLA, via the coding sequence TTGTCGCTGAACCTCCAGTTCAACCGCCGCGAACTCGCCGGGGCCTTTGGTGACATCGGCACCTCGCTGCCCATCATCGTCGCCATGCTGCTGGCCTCGAACCTCAACGGTGCGGGTGTGCTCGTGGCGTTCGGGCTCGCGCAGATCGCCACGGGATTGCTCTACGGCCTGCCCATGCCGGTGCAACCACTGAAGGCCATGGCTGTGGTCGTCATCGCCGGCCAGGCGCCAGGCGGTTTGCTGCAGCTGGCGGGTCTCATGATCGGCGTCCTCATGCTCGGGCTTTCGGCCAGCGGGGCGCTTGACTGGCTGAACCGGGTGATCCCGCTGTGCGTCGTGCGGGGCGTGCAGGCCGGGCTCGGCCTGTCGCTCGCGCGCACGGCCACGGGTCTGGTGGCCCGCGAGGGCGGCGCCTGGGGCTGGATTGCCGCGATCGCCGCCCTTGTGGTGCTGGGGCTGATGCGCAAGCACCCGCGGCTGCCCGGCGCGCTGCTCGTCGTCGGCGCGACGCTGGTCTGGGCCGCCGTGTATCGGGTGGACTGGGGCGCGGTTGGTTCCGGCCTCGGCGTGGTCGTGCCGCGCCCGGCACCCTGGCCGTGGGACCGGTGGGCGGCCGCCCTGACCCTGCTGGTGCTGCCGCAGCTGCCGCTGTCGCTCTCCAATTCACTCTTCGCCACGCAGCAGACGGTGCGCGACCTGTTTCCCGGCCGGGCGTTCACCTTGCGCACCATCGGGCTGACCTACGCGGGGCTCAACCTGCTGGCGCCATGGCTCGGCGGCATCCCGGTCTGCCACGGGTGCGGCGGGCTCGCCGGCTACTACGCGCTGGGGGCGCGCACGGGCGGTGCGGTCGTCATCTACGGCGCCTTGTGGGTCGTCACGGGGCTGTTTGCCAGCGGTGCGTTTGTCACCCTGGCGCACGCGTTCCCCCCGGCGATTCTCGGCGCCGTGCTTCTCTTCGAGGCAGCGGTGCTGGTGCTCCTGCTCCGCGACCAGCGGACGGCGCCCGCGGGACTGGCGCTGGCGGCGGTCGTGGCGCTCCTTTGCTGCTTTGCGCCTCAGGGTTATCTCACCGGGCTCGTCGTCGGGGTCGCGGGCTATTACGCACTCCGGGCCGCGGGAGTGCGTTTTCCGGTTGTGCTGGCCTGA
- the mog gene encoding molybdopterin adenylyltransferase: protein MRIARVTLSDRAATGVYADESGPEIEQVAQRCFAEPLEWTRVLLPDDRAALEAALCRLADEAQCPLILTTGGTGPAPRDITPEATRAVLEKELPGFGEIMRLQSYAKVPTAILSRATAGVRGRSLIVNLPGRPRAIGECLPLLVPAIAEALDHIAGFRPALTSPPA, encoded by the coding sequence ATGAGGATCGCCCGCGTCACCCTCAGCGACCGCGCCGCCACCGGCGTCTACGCCGACGAGAGCGGCCCGGAGATCGAGCAGGTGGCGCAGCGCTGCTTCGCCGAACCGCTGGAATGGACGCGCGTGCTGCTCCCCGACGACCGCGCCGCGCTGGAAGCGGCGCTCTGCCGGCTCGCCGACGAGGCGCAGTGCCCGCTCATCCTCACCACCGGCGGCACCGGCCCCGCCCCGCGCGACATCACCCCGGAGGCGACCCGGGCCGTGCTGGAAAAGGAGCTGCCCGGCTTCGGCGAGATCATGCGCCTGCAAAGCTACGCCAAGGTGCCGACGGCCATCCTCTCCCGTGCCACCGCCGGCGTGCGCGGCCGCTCGCTCATCGTGAATCTCCCCGGCCGGCCCCGCGCCATCGGGGAATGCCTGCCGCTGCTCGTGCCCGCGATCGCCGAGGCGCTCGACCACATCGCGGGTTTCCGGCCGGCGCTGACGTCGCCACCCGCCTGA
- the moaC gene encoding cyclic pyranopterin monophosphate synthase MoaC, protein MSHEPKAFSHLDAAGGARMVDVGAKPDSRRTAVAEGRLACSPQTIKQLRAQALPKGDVLTVAQVAGIQAAKATSTLIPLCHPLALTSVDVGFTVEADGIAIRATVRTTGPTGVEMEALTAVSVAALTLYDMCKAVDKSMSIGGIRVVEKLKQ, encoded by the coding sequence ATGAGCCACGAGCCCAAAGCCTTTTCCCATCTCGATGCGGCCGGCGGAGCCAGGATGGTTGATGTCGGCGCCAAGCCCGACTCGCGCCGCACCGCGGTGGCGGAGGGCCGGCTGGCCTGCTCGCCGCAGACCATCAAGCAGCTCCGTGCGCAGGCGCTGCCGAAGGGCGACGTGCTGACCGTGGCGCAGGTCGCCGGCATCCAGGCCGCCAAGGCCACCAGCACGCTCATCCCGCTTTGCCACCCGCTCGCGCTGACGTCGGTCGACGTCGGTTTCACCGTCGAGGCCGACGGCATCGCCATCCGCGCGACCGTGCGCACCACGGGCCCGACCGGCGTCGAAATGGAGGCGCTCACCGCCGTGTCCGTCGCCGCGCTCACGCTCTACGACATGTGCAAGGCCGTGGATAAATCCATGTCGATCGGCGGCATCCGCGTCGTCGAGAAGCTCAAGCAATGA
- a CDS encoding molybdopterin molybdotransferase MoeA, which produces MIPVHEAWHAILAHAGSTETVRLPLGKALGRILRTAARADADSPPFDVSAMDGYALRRADITQALRVTGTAQAGAAFTGPLRPGECIRILTGAPVPAGADCIVKQEDITREGDSIRVRRPDGPDYIRRRGENRRRGDIVVPAGTRLGPPELAALASAGIHQPEVARTPRCAHLVTGNELVAPDQTPIGAQIRDSNSTLIATLLARGGIELVAQVGLRDELAAGQAAAAALPAHDVLFISGGASVGDLDFARPLLEALGYTLHFHELNLRPGKPLVFASRGAQLAFVLPGNPVSHWVVFQLFLAPLLEHLQTGAAAAPARLTGRLAGGRLPPPDNRQTFWPCRAVIAGGGYEVTPLPLASSGDSSGLVGANALLPVPTPPGSLLSGQAVEFILCP; this is translated from the coding sequence ATGATTCCGGTCCACGAAGCCTGGCACGCCATCCTGGCCCACGCCGGTTCGACCGAGACCGTCCGGCTCCCGTTGGGCAAGGCGCTGGGCCGGATCCTGCGCACGGCCGCCAGGGCGGACGCGGACTCACCGCCTTTCGACGTCTCCGCCATGGACGGCTACGCGCTGCGCCGGGCCGACATCACCCAGGCGCTGCGCGTGACCGGCACGGCGCAGGCCGGCGCGGCTTTCACGGGCCCGCTCCGTCCCGGCGAATGCATCCGCATCCTGACCGGCGCGCCCGTCCCCGCCGGGGCCGATTGCATCGTAAAGCAGGAGGATATCACGCGCGAGGGCGATTCCATCCGGGTCCGGCGGCCCGACGGCCCCGATTACATCCGCCGGCGCGGCGAAAACCGCCGGCGCGGCGACATCGTGGTGCCGGCCGGCACCAGGCTTGGCCCGCCGGAACTCGCCGCCCTCGCCTCCGCCGGTATCCACCAACCGGAGGTGGCCCGCACGCCCCGCTGCGCCCACCTGGTCACGGGCAACGAGCTGGTCGCGCCCGACCAGACGCCCATCGGCGCGCAGATTCGCGACAGCAATTCCACGCTCATCGCCACCCTCCTCGCCCGCGGCGGCATTGAGCTGGTGGCGCAGGTAGGGTTGCGCGATGAGCTGGCGGCCGGTCAGGCCGCCGCCGCCGCCCTGCCGGCCCACGACGTGCTGTTCATTTCCGGCGGGGCGAGCGTGGGCGACCTCGACTTCGCCCGGCCGCTGCTTGAGGCACTGGGCTACACGCTGCATTTCCACGAGCTCAACCTCCGTCCCGGCAAACCGCTGGTGTTCGCCAGTCGTGGCGCGCAGCTCGCCTTCGTGCTGCCCGGCAACCCGGTGTCCCACTGGGTGGTGTTCCAGCTCTTTCTCGCGCCGCTGCTCGAACACCTGCAGACCGGCGCAGCGGCGGCTCCCGCCCGGCTCACCGGCCGGCTCGCCGGTGGCCGCCTGCCGCCGCCCGACAACCGGCAGACCTTCTGGCCCTGCCGCGCCGTCATCGCCGGCGGCGGCTATGAGGTGACCCCGCTCCCGCTCGCCAGCTCCGGCGACAGCAGCGGCCTGGTCGGCGCAAACGCACTCTTGCCCGTGCCGACCCCGCCGGGCAGCCTTTTGTCCGGTCAAGCCGTCGAATTCATCCTTTGTCCATGA
- the hflX gene encoding GTPase HflX gives MSNFLDPKRPTTRALLVGVQTPDMKPGEGAELLTELNELVENLGLEISHSTLITLRDRQQPKFLIGTGKAAELMARAKADGADVIVIDEELSPAQQRNWEEESGLAVIDRQEVILEIFADRAQTREAVLQVALARMEYSLPRLTRAWSHLSRQRGKGKMGGEGETQLEQDRRLVRNRITKLKSELAQVISQRATQRIKRQRTPIPGAAIVGYTNAGKSTLLNKLTGASVLAADKLFATLDPTTRQLVLPDGRTLLLTDTVGFIRRLPHRLVEAFKATLEEVVVADFLIHLLDAANPNIDQHHATTLAVLGELGAADRPTLTVFNKTDLLDEHTLARLRAQHPDALFISVHTGAGLDELLRHCEALATDDTEAADLLIPHSRYDLVAKLHGIGHVKQQESLDDGTHLTGRFPKKFAALYTPFILNPKPAPKKQPAGKRPSATRR, from the coding sequence ATGTCCAATTTTCTCGATCCGAAAAGACCCACCACCCGCGCCCTGCTGGTCGGGGTGCAGACCCCGGACATGAAGCCCGGCGAGGGGGCGGAGCTGCTCACGGAGCTGAACGAGCTCGTCGAGAACCTCGGGCTGGAGATCTCCCACTCCACCCTCATCACCCTGCGCGACCGCCAGCAGCCCAAGTTCCTCATTGGCACCGGCAAGGCTGCCGAGCTCATGGCCCGGGCCAAGGCCGACGGCGCCGACGTCATCGTGATCGACGAGGAGCTGTCGCCCGCCCAGCAGCGCAACTGGGAGGAGGAGTCCGGCCTGGCCGTCATCGACCGCCAGGAGGTCATCCTCGAGATCTTCGCCGACCGGGCCCAGACCCGCGAGGCCGTGCTGCAGGTCGCCCTGGCCCGCATGGAATATTCCCTGCCCCGCCTGACCCGCGCCTGGTCCCATCTTTCCCGCCAGCGCGGCAAGGGCAAGATGGGTGGCGAGGGCGAGACCCAGCTCGAGCAGGACCGCCGCCTCGTCCGCAACCGCATCACCAAGCTGAAATCGGAGCTGGCCCAGGTCATCTCCCAGCGCGCCACCCAGCGCATCAAGCGCCAGCGCACCCCCATTCCCGGCGCCGCCATCGTCGGCTACACCAACGCCGGCAAGTCCACCCTCCTCAACAAGCTCACCGGCGCCTCGGTCCTCGCGGCCGACAAGCTCTTCGCCACCCTCGACCCGACCACCCGCCAGCTCGTCCTGCCCGACGGCCGCACGCTGCTGCTGACCGACACCGTCGGCTTCATCCGCCGCCTGCCCCACCGCCTCGTCGAGGCCTTCAAGGCCACGCTCGAGGAGGTCGTCGTCGCCGACTTTCTCATCCACCTGCTCGACGCCGCCAACCCCAACATCGACCAGCACCACGCCACCACCCTGGCCGTGCTCGGCGAACTCGGCGCCGCCGACCGCCCCACCCTCACCGTTTTCAACAAGACGGATCTGCTCGACGAGCACACCCTCGCCCGGCTCCGCGCCCAGCATCCCGACGCGCTCTTCATCAGCGTGCACACCGGCGCCGGGCTCGACGAACTGCTCCGTCACTGCGAGGCGCTGGCCACCGACGACACCGAGGCGGCCGACCTGCTCATCCCGCACAGCCGCTACGATCTTGTGGCCAAGCTCCACGGCATCGGCCACGTGAAGCAGCAGGAGTCACTCGACGACGGCACGCACCTCACCGGCCGTTTCCCGAAAAAATTCGCCGCCCTCTACACACCCTTCATCCTCAACCCAAAGCCCGCCCCGAAAAAGCAACCGGCGGGGAAACGTCCCTCCGCCACCCGTCGATGA
- the clpB gene encoding ATP-dependent chaperone ClpB gives MNPEKMTVMSRQAVAEAQNEARRRSHNEVDTWHLLVALLAQEGGIVPSLVEKLGVTVSALQLAANRELERTPKVTGAVDVSKIYVTQALNEVLTQAEAEAESLQDEFVSVEHLFLALIKVGQPAALKKYFASFNLDRAKVLKELQAMRGSQRVTTDNPETTYNALEKYGVDLVAQARKGKIDPVIGRDAEIRRAIRILSRKTKNNPVLIGEPGVGKTAIVEGLAQRILRGDVPEGLKDKTVFALDLGALVAGAKYRGEFEERLKAVLNEVKSADGRIILFIDELHNIVGAGKTEGAMDAGNLLKPMLARGELHCIGATTLDEYRKYIEKDPALERRFQTVLVEEPTVEDAISILRGLRERYELHHGVRIQDNALVAAAVLSHRYIADRFLPDKAIDLVDEACAMIRTEIDSLPTELDELQRRVMQLEIEETALKQEKDDASKRRLGVLRKELADAKEQSTAMRAVWSKEKEALGRVQKVREELEAARLEMAKAERAYDLSKIAELKHGRIPQLEKELAKAEKTGTAKTTLVKEEVSAEEIAEIISKWTHIPLSKLLQGEKEKLLKLEDELHTRVIGQDEGVRLVSEAILRARAGIKDPRRPIGSFLFLGPTGVGKTELAKTLAAQLFDSEANLIRLDMSEYMEKHSVARMIGAPPGYVGYDEGGQLSEAVRRKPYSVVLFDEIEKAHPDVFNVLLQVLDDGHITDSQGRTVSFKNTVIIMTSNIGSRHLLEGVKGDEIPESVRESVMADLRQSFRPEFLNRVDETVLFKPLTLEEIERIVSLLIADINRRLADKRVTVTLDQKAQEWVAEKGYDPVFGARPLKRFLQRHLETRLARALLSGEVAEDSTVTFKVKGGELTLG, from the coding sequence ATGAATCCCGAGAAAATGACCGTGATGTCGCGCCAGGCCGTCGCCGAGGCGCAGAACGAGGCCCGCCGCCGCTCGCACAACGAGGTCGACACGTGGCACCTCCTCGTCGCGCTCCTCGCCCAGGAGGGCGGCATCGTGCCGTCGCTCGTGGAAAAACTCGGGGTGACGGTCAGTGCCCTGCAGCTGGCGGCCAACCGCGAGTTGGAGCGCACGCCGAAGGTCACGGGCGCGGTGGATGTTTCCAAGATCTACGTCACCCAGGCGCTCAACGAGGTGCTGACGCAGGCCGAAGCGGAGGCGGAGTCGTTGCAAGACGAGTTTGTGAGCGTCGAGCACCTGTTCCTTGCGCTCATCAAGGTCGGCCAGCCGGCGGCCCTGAAGAAGTATTTCGCCAGCTTCAACCTCGACCGCGCCAAGGTGCTCAAGGAGCTGCAGGCCATGCGCGGCAGCCAGCGCGTGACCACGGACAATCCCGAGACGACCTACAACGCGCTCGAGAAATATGGCGTCGACCTCGTGGCCCAGGCGCGCAAGGGCAAGATCGACCCCGTCATCGGCCGCGACGCCGAGATCCGGCGCGCCATCCGCATCCTTTCCCGCAAGACCAAGAACAACCCCGTGCTCATCGGCGAGCCCGGCGTCGGCAAGACCGCCATCGTCGAGGGCCTCGCCCAGCGCATCCTGCGCGGCGACGTGCCCGAGGGCCTGAAGGACAAGACCGTCTTCGCGCTCGACCTGGGTGCGCTGGTGGCCGGCGCGAAATACCGCGGCGAGTTCGAGGAGCGCCTCAAGGCCGTCCTCAACGAGGTCAAGTCGGCCGACGGCCGCATCATCCTTTTCATCGACGAGCTCCACAACATCGTTGGCGCCGGCAAGACCGAGGGCGCCATGGACGCCGGCAACCTGCTCAAGCCCATGCTGGCGCGCGGCGAGCTGCATTGCATCGGCGCGACCACGCTCGACGAATACCGCAAATACATCGAGAAGGACCCGGCCCTCGAGCGCCGCTTTCAGACCGTGCTGGTCGAGGAGCCGACCGTCGAGGACGCCATCTCGATCCTCCGCGGCCTGCGCGAGCGCTATGAGCTGCACCACGGCGTGCGCATCCAGGACAACGCCCTGGTGGCCGCCGCCGTGCTCTCGCACCGCTACATCGCCGACCGTTTCCTGCCCGACAAGGCCATCGACCTCGTGGACGAGGCCTGCGCCATGATCCGCACCGAGATCGACTCCCTGCCGACCGAGCTCGACGAGCTCCAGCGCCGCGTCATGCAGCTGGAGATCGAGGAGACCGCGCTCAAGCAGGAGAAGGATGACGCCTCCAAGCGCCGGCTCGGCGTGCTCCGCAAGGAGCTGGCCGACGCCAAGGAGCAGTCCACGGCGATGCGCGCTGTCTGGTCGAAGGAGAAGGAAGCCCTCGGCCGCGTGCAGAAGGTCCGCGAAGAACTTGAGGCTGCGCGTCTCGAGATGGCCAAGGCCGAGCGTGCCTACGACCTCAGCAAGATCGCCGAGCTCAAGCACGGCCGCATCCCGCAGCTGGAGAAGGAACTCGCCAAGGCCGAGAAGACCGGCACGGCCAAGACCACGTTGGTGAAGGAGGAGGTCTCCGCCGAGGAGATCGCCGAGATCATCTCGAAGTGGACGCACATCCCGCTGTCCAAGCTCCTGCAGGGCGAGAAGGAAAAACTCCTGAAGCTCGAGGACGAGCTGCATACGCGCGTCATCGGGCAGGACGAGGGTGTCCGGCTGGTCAGCGAGGCCATCCTGCGCGCCCGCGCCGGCATCAAGGACCCGCGCCGCCCGATCGGCAGCTTCCTCTTCCTCGGCCCGACCGGTGTCGGCAAGACCGAGCTCGCGAAGACGCTCGCCGCGCAGCTCTTCGACTCCGAGGCCAACCTCATCCGGCTCGACATGTCCGAATACATGGAGAAGCACTCCGTCGCGCGCATGATCGGCGCGCCCCCGGGCTACGTCGGCTACGACGAGGGCGGGCAGCTGTCCGAGGCCGTGCGACGCAAGCCGTACTCGGTCGTCCTCTTCGACGAGATCGAGAAGGCGCACCCGGACGTGTTCAATGTCCTGCTGCAGGTGCTCGACGACGGGCACATCACCGACAGCCAGGGCCGCACCGTCAGCTTCAAGAATACCGTCATCATCATGACCTCGAACATCGGCAGCCGCCACCTGCTCGAGGGCGTGAAGGGCGACGAGATTCCCGAGAGCGTCCGCGAAAGCGTGATGGCCGATCTGCGCCAATCCTTCCGGCCCGAGTTCCTCAACCGCGTGGACGAGACCGTGCTTTTCAAGCCGCTCACGCTCGAGGAAATCGAGCGGATCGTGAGCCTGCTCATTGCCGACATCAACCGGCGGCTCGCCGACAAGCGCGTCACGGTCACGCTCGACCAGAAGGCCCAGGAATGGGTGGCCGAGAAGGGTTACGATCCGGTCTTCGGTGCCCGTCCGCTCAAGCGCTTCCTCCAGCGGCACCTCGAGACGCGGCTCGCCCGCGCGCTCCTCAGCGGCGAGGTGGCCGAGGACTCGACCGTCACCTTCAAGGTGAAGGGCGGCGAATTGACCCTGGGTTAA